DNA from Candidatus Methylomirabilis sp.:
GGTCCGGAAGTAGAACTGGGGGCGGTAGCCGTTGAAGAAGGGGGTGTGGCGGCCCCCCTCCTCCTTGGTGAGGATGTAGGCCTCGGCCTTGAAGCGGGTGTGGGGGGTGATGGAGCCGGGCTTACTGATCACCTGGCCCCGCTCCACCTCCTCCCGCTTCGTCCCCCGGAGCAAGAGCCCGATGTTGTCCCCCGCCTGCCCCTGGTCGAGGATCTTCCGGAACATCTCCACCCCGGTGACCACCGTCTTGACCGTGGGGCGGATCCCCACGATCTCCACCTCCTCCCCGACCTTCACCAGCCCCCGCTCCACCCGGCCGGTGACCACCGTGCCGCGCCCGGAGATGGTGAAGACGTCCTCCACGGGCATGAGGAAGGGCTTCTCGATCTCCCGCTTCGGGAGGGGGAAGTAGGCGTCCACGGCGTCCATGAGGGCGAAGATCGGGGCGGCGTCCGGGTGGGTGCGGGCGGGCTTCGCGGCCTCGAGGGCCTTGAGGGCGGAGCCCTTGATGACCGGGATCTCGTCCCCGGGGAAGTTGTACTGGGTGAGGAGCTCCCGGACCTCCAGCTCCACGAGCTCGAGGAGCTCGGGGTCATCCACCATGTCCGCCTTGTTCAGGAAGACCACCATGCCCGGGACCCCGACCTGGCGGGCGAGGAGGATGTGCTCCCGGGTCTGGGGCATGGGCCCCTCGGAGGCGGCCACGACGAGGATCGCCCCGTCCATCTGGGCGGCCCCGGTGATCATGTTCTTGATGTAGTCGGCATGCCCGGGGCAGTCCACGTGGGCGTAGTGGCGCTTCTCCGTCTCGTACTCCACGTGGGAGATGGCGATGGTGATCCCCCGCTCCTTTTCCTCCGGGGCCTTGTCGATCTGATCGAAGGGGATGAAGGCGACCTTCGGGTTGACCGTGTGGAGGCACTTCGTGATGGCCGCGGTCAGGGTGGTCTTCCCGTGGTCGATGTGCCCGATGGTCCCGATGTTCATGTGCTCCTTCGTCCGCTCGAACTTCGCTTTGGCCATGGACACGCTCCTCCCCTGCCCTCTACCGCGCCGTGGGCCGCCCCGCCATCCGGCTCACGATCTCCTCCGCGATGGTCGTCGGAACCGGCTCGTAGCGGACGAACTGCATGGTGTGGGTCGCCCGGCCCTGGCTTAATGACCGGAGGGTCGTGGCGTAGCCGAACATCTCGGCCAGGGGGACCTCCGCCCGGATCATCTGCGCGGCGGCCCGTGACTCGATCCGCTGGACCCGTCCCCGCCGCGCGTTGAGATCCCCGATGACATCGCCCAGGAACTCATCTGGGACCACCACATCCACCTGCATGATGGGCTCCAGGAGGATGGGCTTGCCGCGCCGCGCCCCGTCCTTGAAGGCGAGCGACCCCGCGATCTTGAAGGCCAGCTCCGACGAGTCCACCTCGTGGTAGGAGCCGTCGAAGAGGGTGACCCGCAGGTCCACCACCGGGTACCCGGCGAGCACCCCGGTCTGCATCGCCTCCCGGAGCCCCCGCTCCACCGCCGGGATGTACTCCCGCGGGATCGTCCCCCCCACGATCTTGTTGACGAACTCGGACCCGGTGCCCGCCGGCTGGGGCTCCAGGCGGAGCCAAACGTGCCCGTATTGGCCCCGCCCGCCGGTCTGCCGGATGAAGCGCCCCTCCGCCTCGACGGGATGGGTGACGGTCTCCCGGTAGGCCACCTGGGGTTTCCCCACGTTGGCCTCGACCTTGAACTCCCGCAGGAGACGGTCCACGATGATCTCCAGGTGCAGCTCCCCCATCCCGGCGATGATCGTCTGCCCTGTCTCCTCATCCGTGTGGGCCTTGAAGGTGGGATCCTCGTTGGCCAGGGCGGTCAGGGCGGTCGAGAGCTTCTCCTGGCCCTCCTTCGTCTTAGGCTCGATCGCCACCGCGATGACCGGCTGGGGGAACTCGATGGCCTCCAGGAGGATGGGATGGGCTTCGGTGCAGAGGGTGTCGCCCGTCTTGGTGCTCTTCAGGCCGACGGCGGCGGCGATGTCCCCCGCCCGGATCACCTTGATGTCTTCCCGCTTGTTGGCGTGCATTCGCAGGAGGCGGCCAATCCGCTCCTTGGTCCCCCGGGTGGAGTTGGTAACGTAGGAGCCGGCCTCCAGCACCCCCGAGTAGACCCGGAAGAAGGCCAGTTGGCCCACGTAGGGGTCCGCC
Protein-coding regions in this window:
- the tuf gene encoding elongation factor Tu; translation: MAKAKFERTKEHMNIGTIGHIDHGKTTLTAAITKCLHTVNPKVAFIPFDQIDKAPEEKERGITIAISHVEYETEKRHYAHVDCPGHADYIKNMITGAAQMDGAILVVAASEGPMPQTREHILLARQVGVPGMVVFLNKADMVDDPELLELVELEVRELLTQYNFPGDEIPVIKGSALKALEAAKPARTHPDAAPIFALMDAVDAYFPLPKREIEKPFLMPVEDVFTISGRGTVVTGRVERGLVKVGEEVEIVGIRPTVKTVVTGVEMFRKILDQGQAGDNIGLLLRGTKREEVERGQVISKPGSITPHTRFKAEAYILTKEEGGRHTPFFNGYRPQFYFRTTDVTGVVQLPQGTEMVMPGDNVTMTVELITPIAMEKELRFAIREGGKTVGAGVISEILG
- the fusA gene encoding elongation factor G; protein product: MSQENGKERIRNIGIMAHIDAGKTTTTERILYYTGKTHKIGEVDAGSTEMDWMAQEKERGITITSAATTCFWRDHQVNIIDTPGHVDFTVEVERSLRVLDGGIVLLDAVSGVEPQTETVWRQADKYGVPRIVFVNKMDRTGAAFYRSMLMIAERLGANPVAIQIPVGAEAKFQGVVDLIRMQAILWDEDTLGARLRLEPVPAELKGEVAKAREKLLEAVAEQDERLLQRYVEGEAIAAEDVLAALRKATLAMRVIPVLCGASFRNKGVQPLLDAVVELLPSPVDLPPVVGTHPKTGERVTRTPSDTEPFAALAFKIMADPYVGQLAFFRVYSGVLEAGSYVTNSTRGTKERIGRLLRMHANKREDIKVIRAGDIAAAVGLKSTKTGDTLCTEAHPILLEAIEFPQPVIAVAIEPKTKEGQEKLSTALTALANEDPTFKAHTDEETGQTIIAGMGELHLEIIVDRLLREFKVEANVGKPQVAYRETVTHPVEAEGRFIRQTGGRGQYGHVWLRLEPQPAGTGSEFVNKIVGGTIPREYIPAVERGLREAMQTGVLAGYPVVDLRVTLFDGSYHEVDSSELAFKIAGSLAFKDGARRGKPILLEPIMQVDVVVPDEFLGDVIGDLNARRGRVQRIESRAAAQMIRAEVPLAEMFGYATTLRSLSQGRATHTMQFVRYEPVPTTIAEEIVSRMAGRPTAR